Within Tissierellales bacterium, the genomic segment TCTTTGATATTGACGGACATGTTTATAAAATTGGGGATTATAATAAAAAATTTACAATCCAAAGTATATCTAAAGTAATTACATTGATGATAGTTTTAAAAGACTTAGGGGAAGAAATAGTATTTAATAAAGTAGGAGTAGAGGGTACAAATGATGATTTTGATTCCCTATATAAATTAGACATGCCAAATGTAGATAAACCAGCTAATCCTATGATTAATGCTGGTGCTATTGTAACTACTTCTTTAATTAAAGGAGGTTCTTCAGAAGAGAAGTTTAACAAATTTTTAAATTTTTTAAAAAAGATAACATCAAATAATAATTTAGTGGTAAATAAAGAAGTTTATTTGTCTGAAAAAGAAACAGGACATAAAAATAGAGCTATGGCATATCTAATGAAAGGTAAAGGTTTGCTAGAAGGAGATGTAGAGGAAATATTAGATATTTATTTTAAACAATGTTCTATAGAAGTAGATTGTGAGGATTTAGGGAATATTGCTTTAACATTAGCA encodes:
- the glsA gene encoding glutaminase A → MEKLLEDILEKNKILTNKGKVADYIPALKKANPEDLGICIFDIDGHVYKIGDYNKKFTIQSISKVITLMIVLKDLGEEIVFNKVGVEGTNDDFDSLYKLDMPNVDKPANPMINAGAIVTTSLIKGGSSEEKFNKFLNFLKKITSNNNLVVNKEVYLSEKETGHKNRAMAYLMKGKGLLEGDVEEILDIYFKQCSIEVDCEDLGNIALTLAADGKNLKTGKEIVSKGIARTARTIMASSGMYNGSGNFAIDVGFPAKSGVGGGILGVVPNKMGIGVYSPALDLKGNPIAAIGVLK